In a genomic window of Thermodesulfobacteriota bacterium:
- the ffh gene encoding signal recognition particle protein — MFESLSSRLDAVFKKLKGQGKLTERHIDDGLKEIRLALLEADVHYRVVKTFIADVKQRALGSDILDSLTPGQQVVKIVNEELARLLGGTRQELSLDGQIPVSIMLVGLQGSGKTTTAAKLAVYLRGNRRKPYLAPADVSRPAAIDQLIKLGKQIDVPVFPSSADMNPVDICKKARVAAHQAGCDTVLLDTAGRLHVDADLMRELADIKAALLPAEILLVADAMTGQDAVNIAQSFNEQLDIGGVILTKMDGDARGGAALSIKSVTGKPIKFVGVGEKVNALEPFHPDRVAASILGMGDVLSLIEKAQQVVDEKQAAELEKKLAQNEFTLEDFRNQMTQIRKMGSIGEILKMIPGMGKVKQLSNAEVDERELVKIEAIINSMTPEERRKHSLINGSRRKRIAQGSGTTVQDINRLLKNYTQVMKMVKKINKGGLRGLGRGMMPF; from the coding sequence ATGTTTGAAAGTTTATCCTCCCGGCTGGACGCGGTCTTTAAGAAGCTGAAAGGGCAGGGAAAACTTACTGAACGGCATATCGATGACGGGTTGAAGGAGATCCGGCTGGCGCTGCTGGAGGCGGATGTCCATTACCGGGTGGTCAAAACGTTTATCGCGGACGTGAAGCAGCGCGCCCTGGGCAGCGATATTCTGGACAGCCTGACCCCCGGGCAGCAGGTGGTCAAAATCGTCAACGAGGAACTGGCCCGGCTGCTGGGCGGCACCCGTCAGGAGTTGTCGCTTGACGGTCAGATACCGGTATCGATCATGCTGGTGGGGCTGCAGGGCTCGGGCAAGACGACCACCGCCGCCAAACTGGCCGTCTATTTACGGGGCAACCGGCGGAAACCCTATCTGGCGCCGGCGGACGTATCCCGTCCGGCCGCCATCGATCAGCTGATTAAACTGGGAAAGCAGATCGATGTGCCCGTGTTTCCGTCCTCCGCCGACATGAACCCGGTCGACATCTGCAAAAAAGCGCGGGTGGCGGCCCATCAGGCGGGATGCGATACGGTGCTGCTGGATACCGCCGGCCGGCTTCATGTTGATGCCGATCTGATGCGGGAACTGGCGGACATCAAGGCGGCCCTGTTGCCGGCCGAGATCCTGCTGGTGGCCGACGCCATGACCGGTCAGGACGCGGTCAATATCGCCCAGTCCTTTAACGAGCAGCTTGATATCGGCGGCGTCATTCTGACCAAGATGGACGGTGACGCCCGGGGCGGGGCGGCCTTGTCCATCAAGTCGGTTACCGGCAAGCCGATCAAATTTGTCGGTGTCGGTGAAAAGGTCAACGCCCTGGAACCCTTTCATCCCGATCGGGTGGCGGCCAGCATCCTCGGCATGGGAGACGTGCTTTCCCTGATCGAGAAGGCGCAGCAGGTAGTTGACGAGAAGCAGGCGGCGGAACTCGAGAAAAAGCTGGCGCAGAACGAGTTTACGCTGGAGGATTTCCGCAACCAGATGACCCAGATCCGGAAGATGGGCTCCATCGGGGAGATACTGAAAATGATTCCCGGCATGGGAAAGGTCAAGCAGCTTTCCAATGCCGAGGTGGATGAGCGGGAACTGGTAAAAATTGAAGCAATCATTAACTCCATGACCCCGGAGGAACGCCGGAAACACTCCCTTATCAATGGCAGCCGGCGGAAGCGGATCGCCCAGGGAAGCGGCACAACGGTTCAGGATATTAATCGGTTGCTCAAGAATTATACGCAGGTAATGAAAATGGTAAAGAAAATCAATAAAGGCGGTCTGCGCGGCCTGGGCCGCGGCATGATGCCGTTTTAA
- the rimM gene encoding ribosome maturation factor RimM (Essential for efficient processing of 16S rRNA), whose amino-acid sequence MATDRYLSIGKISGVHGLCGNLKIHPYADDLSDISIGSCLIIRRQTDTKNERAVTVTGWRPHGRGFLLSCEEITSRSQAEEEIGGELVILRSGLPDPGEGTYYWVDIIGLSVFTLENVFVGRVREIMPTGSNDVYVIYNPETAEEILLPAIRSVVREIDLSAGIMRVTLPEMTG is encoded by the coding sequence ATGGCCACAGACAGGTATCTTTCCATCGGAAAGATCAGCGGCGTTCACGGTCTTTGCGGTAACCTCAAAATTCATCCCTACGCGGACGACCTGTCGGACATATCTATCGGGTCCTGTCTGATTATCAGAAGACAAACCGATACGAAGAACGAAAGAGCGGTAACGGTAACAGGATGGCGGCCTCATGGACGCGGATTCCTGTTGTCCTGCGAGGAAATAACCAGTCGCAGCCAGGCGGAAGAGGAAATCGGCGGCGAACTGGTTATTTTGCGTTCAGGCCTGCCCGATCCGGGCGAAGGAACTTACTACTGGGTCGACATCATCGGGCTGTCCGTGTTCACGCTGGAAAATGTTTTCGTCGGTCGTGTCCGGGAGATCATGCCCACGGGCAGCAATGATGTCTATGTAATATACAATCCCGAGACCGCGGAGGAGATCCTTCTTCCGGCGATCCGGTCCGTGGTCAGGGAGATCGACCTTTCCGCCGGTATCATGCGGGTAACGCTGCCGGAAATGACGGGATAA
- the trmD gene encoding tRNA (guanosine(37)-N1)-methyltransferase TrmD: MDFCILTIFPEMMGAFFAHGIVRRAAEAGIISGGSLDIRDFAEGRHRVVDDRPYGGGNGMVMKPEPLAAAIRCARERRPGAAVILLTPQGRLFSQKTAEDLARSGRDLILVCGRYEGVDERVCRELIDEEMSIGDYVLTGGEVAAMIVVDAVTRLIPGALGGEQSAEKDTFGNGRLEHGQFTRPAVFEGREVPEILLSGNHAAIEQWRLEDSLKRTFLKRPDLLKLQPVNEKEKEILRKWCRELETIAGI; the protein is encoded by the coding sequence ATGGATTTTTGCATTCTAACGATTTTTCCGGAAATGATGGGCGCCTTTTTCGCCCACGGTATCGTCCGCAGGGCCGCTGAGGCGGGAATTATTTCCGGCGGCTCTCTGGATATTCGCGATTTTGCCGAAGGCCGACACCGGGTGGTGGACGACCGGCCCTACGGCGGCGGCAACGGCATGGTGATGAAACCGGAGCCCCTGGCGGCCGCCATCCGCTGCGCCAGAGAACGGCGCCCGGGAGCGGCGGTCATCCTGCTGACACCCCAGGGCCGCCTGTTTTCCCAGAAAACCGCGGAGGATCTGGCCCGGTCCGGACGCGATCTGATCCTGGTCTGCGGACGATATGAGGGCGTGGACGAGCGCGTCTGCCGGGAACTGATCGATGAGGAGATGTCCATCGGCGATTATGTGCTGACCGGCGGCGAAGTGGCGGCCATGATCGTGGTCGACGCGGTCACGCGGCTGATCCCGGGAGCCCTCGGCGGGGAGCAGTCGGCTGAAAAGGATACCTTCGGCAACGGCCGCCTGGAACACGGCCAGTTTACCCGTCCGGCCGTGTTTGAAGGCCGGGAGGTCCCGGAGATTCTGCTGTCCGGCAATCACGCCGCCATCGAGCAGTGGCGGCTCGAGGACTCCCTGAAGCGGACGTTTTTGAAACGCCCGGACCTGCTGAAGCTTCAGCCGGTCAATGAAAAGGAGAAGGAGATTTTAAGGAAATGGTGTCGTGAACTTGAAACGATCGCCGGGATCTGA
- a CDS encoding type II toxin-antitoxin system HicA family toxin: MIRFRYREITKRLKAHGFLFDRQAAGSHEIWYNQQTDRYTTVPNHPGEMPEGTLRAILKQAGITPEAFLNKT, translated from the coding sequence ATTATCCGGTTTCGATACCGAGAGATCACTAAACGATTGAAGGCACATGGATTTTTATTCGATCGCCAGGCCGCGGGAAGCCATGAGATTTGGTATAATCAGCAGACTGATCGATATACCACCGTTCCCAATCATCCGGGAGAGATGCCCGAAGGCACGTTACGAGCGATCTTAAAACAAGCCGGGATTACGCCTGAAGCATTCCTGAATAAAACATAA
- a CDS encoding DUF1902 domain-containing protein has translation MEKFINIHVERLPEGVYLATSDDVSGLVAQGRTATEALEIARDVARKLLEAKTERSGHINLSEIGDSFDYPLIVNA, from the coding sequence ATGGAAAAATTTATCAACATCCACGTTGAGAGGTTACCGGAAGGTGTTTATCTGGCAACATCGGATGATGTATCCGGATTGGTGGCCCAAGGCCGGACGGCAACCGAAGCATTAGAGATCGCGCGGGATGTGGCCCGCAAACTGCTTGAGGCAAAAACAGAGAGAAGCGGCCATATTAATCTTTCTGAAATTGGCGATTCATTTGATTACCCGCTGATTGTGAACGCATAA
- a CDS encoding tyrosine-type recombinase/integrase → MIIAELIPVYLNHLKTLSRSYYTIRGAKYGLNDLAGFLAQEQAVTLEALTSDILYEYQQELSCRHTVAGRLLSPRTQAQMLGTAKGFTRFLKERDYLVHDPGEALQLPKKPRRLPKVILSAVDIKNLMAAPDTRTNRGYRDRIVLEILYDTAIRRSELAGLRLVDLDLKSGYVLVHGKGDKDRVVPMSRRVCGLTENYIMMVRPAWISGRDAGHLILNRWGEKMDPNGVWAVVKRCARLAGIKKNISTHTFRHTCATHMLKNGAPIRHLQEMLGHESLESTQLYTRVTINDLKEIHSKYHPSEIAAGG, encoded by the coding sequence ATGATCATCGCCGAGCTTATACCGGTATATCTAAACCATTTAAAGACCCTGAGCCGGTCTTATTACACCATCCGGGGGGCTAAATACGGGCTGAACGATTTGGCCGGGTTCCTGGCGCAGGAGCAGGCCGTAACCCTTGAGGCGCTGACTTCTGACATCCTGTACGAATACCAGCAGGAACTCAGCTGCCGGCACACCGTTGCCGGCCGGCTTCTGTCCCCGCGGACCCAGGCGCAGATGCTGGGCACGGCCAAAGGCTTTACCCGGTTTTTAAAAGAACGCGACTATCTTGTTCATGATCCCGGAGAGGCCCTTCAACTGCCTAAAAAACCCCGACGCCTGCCCAAGGTCATCTTAAGCGCCGTTGACATCAAAAATCTCATGGCCGCGCCGGACACGCGCACCAACCGGGGTTACCGGGACCGGATCGTCCTTGAGATTCTTTATGATACGGCCATCAGGCGTTCGGAACTGGCCGGGCTGCGGCTGGTTGATCTTGATCTTAAATCCGGTTATGTCCTGGTTCACGGCAAGGGCGATAAAGACCGGGTCGTGCCCATGAGCCGCCGGGTATGCGGCCTGACGGAAAATTACATCATGATGGTCCGGCCCGCCTGGATAAGCGGCCGGGACGCCGGCCATCTGATCTTAAACCGCTGGGGAGAGAAGATGGACCCCAACGGCGTCTGGGCCGTGGTCAAGCGCTGCGCCCGCCTGGCGGGCATCAAGAAAAACATCTCCACCCACACGTTCCGGCACACCTGCGCCACCCATATGTTAAAGAACGGCGCGCCGATCCGGCACCTGCAGGAGATGCTCGGCCACGAGTCGTTAGAATCCACCCAGCTTTACACCCGGGTCACCATCAACGATTTAAAAGAGATCCACAGCAAGTATCATCCCTCGGAAATAGCGGCCGGCGGATAG
- a CDS encoding KH domain-containing protein, with product MKDLIEYIAKALVDNPDQVSVTAIDGSQTAVLELKVAKEDLGKIIGKQGRTARAMRTILSAASAKLQKRTVLEIVE from the coding sequence ATGAAGGATCTGATCGAGTACATTGCCAAGGCGCTGGTAGACAACCCCGACCAGGTGTCGGTTACGGCCATCGATGGCAGCCAGACGGCGGTTCTGGAACTGAAAGTGGCCAAGGAAGATCTGGGCAAGATTATCGGCAAACAGGGACGCACCGCCCGCGCCATGCGAACCATCCTGAGCGCGGCGTCAGCCAAGCTGCAGAAGCGGACGGTTCTGGAAATCGTCGAATAG
- the prmA gene encoding 50S ribosomal protein L11 methyltransferase has translation MNWTAVTVGFNADASSRDTIIEIVADLFYRLGLNGVEINEAAAASDGSAAVAVTGYLPADASVEDSRSRLQAMIDDLPAGVNIRFTVTCRPVDEENWADSWKAHFQPLRVGRHMIVKPTCRDSAAGPEDIVIEIDPGMAFGTGTHATTRMCLVMLERYLRQGMTLLDVGTGSGILMIAAFKLGAGAVCGVDNDPVAVETARANLALNRVDCNRAKILCADLVDGVNGPFDLVCANIVAEVVAELIPYLRKILSPAGRFVCSGILDDRSSLVEERLRRYGFTVLDRLAEEEWVCLMAAAG, from the coding sequence ATGAACTGGACCGCCGTAACCGTCGGTTTTAACGCCGATGCTTCTTCCAGGGACACGATCATTGAAATTGTTGCCGACCTGTTTTACCGCCTGGGCCTGAATGGCGTCGAGATCAACGAGGCGGCGGCCGCGTCGGACGGTTCGGCGGCTGTCGCGGTCACCGGTTATCTGCCCGCTGATGCGTCGGTGGAGGATAGCCGGTCCCGGCTTCAGGCGATGATTGACGACCTGCCTGCCGGTGTGAATATCCGATTCACGGTGACCTGCAGGCCGGTTGATGAGGAAAACTGGGCGGATTCCTGGAAAGCCCATTTTCAGCCCTTGAGAGTCGGCCGGCATATGATCGTCAAACCGACCTGCCGGGATAGCGCGGCCGGTCCGGAGGACATTGTCATCGAGATCGACCCCGGCATGGCCTTTGGAACCGGCACACACGCGACCACCCGCATGTGCCTGGTCATGCTGGAGCGGTATCTGCGGCAAGGCATGACGTTGCTGGATGTGGGCACCGGATCGGGGATCCTGATGATCGCCGCTTTCAAGCTGGGAGCCGGCGCCGTGTGCGGAGTCGATAACGATCCGGTGGCGGTGGAGACGGCCCGGGCCAACCTGGCCTTGAACCGCGTGGATTGTAACCGGGCGAAAATTTTATGCGCCGACCTGGTGGACGGGGTGAACGGCCCTTTTGATCTGGTCTGCGCCAACATCGTGGCGGAGGTCGTGGCGGAGCTGATTCCATATCTCCGGAAAATTCTGTCTCCGGCCGGGCGGTTTGTCTGTTCCGGTATTCTGGATGACAGAAGTTCACTGGTTGAGGAGCGGTTGCGGCGCTACGGTTTTACCGTTCTGGACCGGCTGGCGGAAGAGGAATGGGTCTGCCTGATGGCCGCGGCGGGTTGA
- a CDS encoding class IV adenylate cyclase: protein MEHEEIEVKYHVDDPPGLRQRLAAAGAVSSGRVFEKNIRFEDAGNSLIRQKALLRLRQDNRNVLTFKQALDKGDNQFKIYREIETEVGDFEATGRILESLGYFPCQVYEKYRETFLVPGAVICLDTMPYGDFLEIEADKGLIRELTDRLGLDWNKRILATYLGLFEHVRKAACLPFTDLTFDNFRNVRFDFTAIWKRFEQGEG from the coding sequence ATGGAACACGAGGAGATAGAGGTCAAATATCATGTGGACGACCCGCCCGGCCTGCGTCAGCGGCTTGCCGCAGCGGGCGCCGTGTCATCCGGACGGGTGTTTGAAAAAAATATCCGCTTTGAAGACGCGGGAAACAGCCTGATCAGACAAAAAGCCCTGCTGCGGCTTCGACAGGACAATCGGAATGTGTTGACCTTCAAGCAGGCCCTTGATAAGGGCGATAATCAGTTTAAAATATACCGGGAAATCGAGACCGAGGTCGGCGATTTTGAGGCCACCGGCCGCATCCTGGAGTCCCTGGGCTATTTTCCCTGTCAGGTTTATGAAAAGTACCGGGAGACATTCCTGGTGCCCGGAGCGGTGATCTGCCTGGACACCATGCCCTACGGCGATTTTTTGGAAATAGAAGCGGACAAGGGCCTTATCCGGGAACTGACCGACCGGCTGGGCCTTGACTGGAACAAGAGAATTCTGGCCACGTATCTGGGCCTTTTCGAGCATGTCCGGAAGGCGGCTTGCCTGCCGTTTACCGACCTGACCTTCGACAACTTCCGGAATGTCCGGTTTGACTTTACGGCCATCTGGAAACGCTTTGAACAGGGCGAGGGATAG
- the rpsP gene encoding 30S ribosomal protein S16, translating into MAVKIRLARHGRKKRPFFRIVVADERFSRDGRFLEKVGTYNPLKDPAEISVKKERVEYWLGQGALPSDTVKSLLRKEGVSLA; encoded by the coding sequence ATGGCTGTAAAAATCAGACTGGCAAGACATGGCAGAAAGAAAAGACCCTTTTTCCGGATCGTTGTGGCGGATGAACGGTTCAGCCGGGACGGTCGTTTCCTGGAGAAGGTGGGCACTTACAACCCCCTGAAAGATCCCGCTGAAATTTCGGTGAAAAAGGAACGGGTGGAGTACTGGCTGGGGCAGGGCGCTCTGCCTTCGGATACCGTTAAAAGCCTGTTGCGCAAAGAAGGCGTGTCTCTGGCGTAA
- a CDS encoding RHS repeat-associated core domain-containing protein: protein MRIYPGQYYDEETGLHYNLWRYYEPGTGRYLRKDPIGLGGGINLYAYVAGRPLNLIDPRGLAKCNIPKIGPYSNLPTPITKCARDTLIDCIVQVESGGDPNAVSNKGAKGLMQITQAGIDELKRQGLYDSKMTDDASGVKLFNLLLSFCDNATNALAAYNAGYPRVNDADGVPDIAETKNYIEKIDNCLKNKGIEKGLEADDLVGDCPCDQK, encoded by the coding sequence ATCAGAATATATCCGGGCCAATACTACGATGAAGAGACCGGCCTGCACTACAATCTGTGGCGGTATTATGAGCCGGGGACAGGGAGGTATCTGAGAAAGGACCCGATTGGTTTGGGTGGCGGAATTAATTTGTATGCATATGTCGCAGGAAGACCGCTAAATTTGATAGATCCAAGGGGACTTGCCAAGTGCAACATTCCAAAAATAGGACCGTACAGCAATCTTCCAACACCCATTACGAAATGTGCAAGAGATACCCTGATTGATTGCATTGTTCAGGTTGAATCTGGAGGAGATCCCAATGCTGTGTCAAATAAAGGTGCGAAAGGTTTGATGCAAATAACCCAAGCAGGCATTGACGAGCTTAAAAGACAGGGACTATATGATTCAAAAATGACTGATGATGCATCAGGAGTTAAACTTTTTAATTTATTGCTATCTTTTTGTGATAACGCAACAAATGCTTTGGCTGCTTATAATGCAGGCTACCCAAGAGTTAATGACGCAGACGGCGTACCCGATATAGCAGAAACAAAAAACTACATAGAAAAAATTGATAATTGCCTTAAAAATAAAGGAATTGAAAAAGGTCTTGAAGCGGATGACCTTGTAGGAGATTGCCCATGCGATCAAAAATGA
- a CDS encoding DUF362 domain-containing protein, whose product MASPVYFTDLSASYKENLITKLGRLMQAAGLKEVVAPRDLVAVKLHFGELGNTAYIRPVFLRKVVDDLKEMGAVPFLTDANTLYAGTRSDAAHHLETAIRNGFAYAVVNAPLIIADGLKGKTEVAVPIDGKRFTEVYIAAEIARADAYISMAHFKGHELAGFGGAIKNTGMGSASRRGKLAQHSTVCPTVKTKKCVGCGECEKHCASEAIAVAEKKAAINPEKCVGCGECIVVCPAGAVQIEWNQSVPTFLENMVEYTHGVLKDKKDKALFVNFITDVAPACDCFPYNDAPVVRDIGMLASTDPVALDQACVDLVNKEQALPGSRLETNRDAGEDKIKGLYPYIDWEIQLDYAQQLGLGNRQYALNKI is encoded by the coding sequence ATGGCAAGCCCCGTCTATTTTACCGATCTCTCGGCCAGCTACAAGGAAAACCTCATTACCAAACTCGGCCGGCTGATGCAGGCCGCCGGGCTCAAGGAGGTGGTCGCGCCCCGGGATCTGGTGGCGGTCAAGCTGCATTTCGGGGAACTGGGTAACACCGCCTATATTCGTCCGGTGTTTCTGCGCAAGGTGGTCGATGACCTGAAGGAGATGGGCGCCGTTCCGTTCCTCACCGACGCCAACACCTTATACGCCGGTACCCGCAGCGACGCCGCCCATCATCTGGAAACCGCCATACGCAACGGGTTTGCCTACGCGGTTGTCAACGCGCCTCTGATCATTGCCGACGGTCTGAAAGGGAAAACCGAGGTGGCGGTTCCCATTGACGGCAAGCGGTTTACGGAGGTTTATATCGCCGCCGAGATTGCCCGGGCCGACGCCTATATTTCCATGGCCCATTTCAAGGGCCATGAACTGGCCGGATTCGGCGGCGCCATCAAAAATACCGGCATGGGCTCCGCCTCCCGCCGGGGGAAGCTGGCCCAGCATTCCACGGTCTGTCCGACGGTCAAGACCAAAAAGTGCGTGGGCTGCGGGGAGTGCGAGAAGCACTGCGCTTCCGAGGCCATTGCCGTGGCCGAGAAGAAAGCGGCCATCAATCCGGAAAAGTGCGTGGGCTGCGGGGAGTGCATCGTCGTCTGCCCGGCCGGCGCGGTCCAGATCGAATGGAACCAGTCGGTGCCGACCTTTCTGGAAAACATGGTCGAATACACCCATGGCGTGCTTAAGGACAAGAAAGACAAGGCCCTGTTCGTCAACTTCATCACGGATGTGGCCCCGGCCTGTGACTGTTTTCCCTACAATGACGCGCCGGTGGTCCGGGACATCGGCATGCTGGCCTCGACCGATCCGGTGGCCCTGGATCAGGCCTGTGTCGATCTGGTCAACAAGGAACAGGCCCTGCCCGGGTCGCGGCTGGAGACCAACCGGGACGCGGGAGAGGACAAGATCAAGGGCCTTTATCCCTATATCGACTGGGAGATTCAACTGGATTACGCTCAGCAACTCGGCCTGGGAAACCGTCAGTACGCGTTGAACAAGATATAG
- a CDS encoding YraN family protein produces the protein MLNQFQRYGRKSEDRAVAFLKKQGYTIIQRNYRTRLGEIDIIARDKETIVFVEVKARMTDRAGSGKSSITRNKQFRITRLAQYYLKQSGLRDVKARFDVVVIQGDGETVELIRNAFAAVLA, from the coding sequence ATGTTAAATCAATTCCAGCGTTACGGCCGCAAAAGCGAAGACCGGGCCGTCGCTTTTCTCAAGAAGCAGGGCTACACCATCATCCAGCGGAACTATCGAACCCGGCTGGGGGAAATCGACATCATCGCCCGGGACAAAGAGACGATTGTTTTCGTTGAAGTAAAGGCCCGCATGACCGACCGGGCCGGCAGCGGCAAATCCAGCATCACCCGGAACAAACAATTCAGGATTACGCGACTGGCCCAGTATTATCTGAAGCAATCCGGCCTGCGCGACGTCAAGGCCCGGTTCGACGTGGTGGTGATTCAGGGGGACGGCGAAACGGTGGAGCTGATCCGGAATGCGTTTGCGGCGGTGTTGGCGTGA
- the rlmN gene encoding 23S rRNA (adenine(2503)-C(2))-methyltransferase RlmN: MEHASKSNNIARSSTATDTRVDIRDFSKEELVAWLSDHDIAPYRADQIFKWIYQHQADDFSAMTNISKPIRELLDRHFTISRLAIAKAQVSADGTRKYLFTLAAGNHIESVLIPEDGHDTLCISTQVGCAQGCRFCLTAASGFTRNLTPGEITGQILEVGRTLDKARRLTNIVLMGMGEPLANFGAVLTALKIITDGDDGMKFSTRRVTLSTSGIVPKIALLGRETKINLAVSLNATDNRTRDFLMPVNKTYPIESLLAACAAYPLSHRQKITVEYILIKGVNDSEADVARLIRLLRPLKAKINLIPFNEHRQSSFKRPDDSVIDRFKQALHDHHYTVMTRLSKGADISAACGQLSADIGQYGS; encoded by the coding sequence ATGGAACATGCAAGCAAAAGCAACAACATCGCCCGGTCTTCAACAGCAACGGACACCCGGGTCGACATCAGGGACTTCTCCAAAGAAGAGCTGGTCGCCTGGTTGAGTGATCATGACATTGCCCCTTATCGGGCCGATCAGATTTTCAAATGGATCTATCAGCATCAGGCGGACGACTTTTCCGCCATGACCAATATCTCAAAGCCGATCAGAGAACTGCTGGACCGACACTTTACCATCAGCCGCCTGGCGATCGCAAAAGCCCAAGTCTCCGCCGACGGCACCCGTAAGTATCTGTTTACCCTGGCCGCCGGCAATCATATTGAAAGCGTCCTGATCCCGGAAGACGGTCACGACACCCTCTGCATCTCCACTCAGGTGGGTTGCGCCCAGGGTTGCCGGTTCTGTCTCACCGCCGCCAGCGGCTTTACCCGGAACCTGACGCCGGGAGAGATCACCGGCCAGATCCTGGAGGTCGGCCGCACCCTGGATAAGGCCCGCCGGCTGACCAACATCGTGCTGATGGGCATGGGTGAGCCCCTGGCCAACTTCGGGGCGGTGCTGACGGCCCTGAAAATCATCACGGACGGAGACGACGGCATGAAGTTTTCCACCCGGCGGGTGACCCTTTCCACGTCGGGCATCGTGCCGAAAATCGCGCTGCTAGGCCGGGAAACAAAAATCAATCTGGCCGTCTCCCTCAACGCCACCGACAACCGCACCCGGGACTTTCTCATGCCGGTCAACAAAACATATCCCATCGAATCGCTGCTGGCGGCCTGCGCCGCCTATCCCCTCTCCCACCGGCAGAAAATAACCGTTGAATACATTCTCATCAAAGGCGTCAATGACAGCGAGGCTGACGTGGCGCGGCTGATCCGTCTGCTCCGGCCCCTGAAGGCGAAAATCAACCTGATTCCGTTTAATGAGCACCGGCAGAGCTCCTTCAAGCGCCCGGACGACTCCGTCATTGACCGGTTCAAGCAGGCATTGCATGACCACCATTACACCGTCATGACCCGCCTGAGCAAAGGCGCCGATATCTCCGCGGCCTGCGGCCAGCTTTCCGCCGATATCGGGCAGTATGGATCGTGA
- the rplS gene encoding 50S ribosomal protein L19 codes for MEVVRQIEQEQLRIDMPEFTSGDTVRVHVKIREGEKERIQVFEGVVLKRHNGTTNATFTVRKTSFGIGVERIFPLHTPSIDRVEVVKKGRVRRSRIYYFRDLRGKAAKIQEERTA; via the coding sequence ATGGAAGTCGTAAGACAGATCGAACAGGAGCAGTTGCGGATTGACATGCCCGAGTTTACCAGCGGGGACACGGTCCGTGTTCATGTGAAAATCAGAGAAGGTGAAAAAGAGCGGATTCAGGTTTTTGAAGGGGTCGTGTTGAAACGCCACAACGGCACCACCAACGCCACCTTTACCGTCCGCAAGACCTCCTTCGGGATCGGGGTGGAGCGTATTTTCCCGCTGCACACCCCGTCCATTGACCGCGTTGAAGTGGTGAAAAAGGGCCGCGTCCGTCGTTCCCGCATTTACTATTTCCGTGATCTCAGGGGCAAGGCGGCCAAGATCCAGGAAGAACGTACCGCCTGA
- a CDS encoding RNA methyltransferase, which yields MNLKRSPGSELYVALLHHPVLNKRGETIVSAITNLDLHDIARASRTYGAERFYVVTPLADQARLARRIINYWTEGQGADYNPRRAEALRLATVKTDLDEVRNDIRLNAGDFPVVVATSARPREQAVGFSFLKELLREKRILLVFGTAWGMAETVLAGADYVLEPIRGRGDYNHLPVRSAVSIMLDRLVGCGI from the coding sequence GTGAACTTGAAACGATCGCCGGGATCTGAACTGTATGTGGCCCTGCTGCACCATCCGGTTCTCAATAAGCGCGGAGAAACCATTGTTTCGGCGATTACCAACCTGGACCTGCACGACATCGCCCGGGCGTCCAGAACGTACGGCGCGGAACGTTTTTATGTCGTCACCCCGCTGGCGGATCAAGCCCGGCTGGCGCGGCGGATCATAAATTACTGGACAGAGGGGCAGGGCGCTGATTATAATCCGCGCCGCGCGGAGGCGTTACGGCTGGCGACAGTCAAAACGGACCTGGACGAGGTCCGGAACGATATCCGGCTTAACGCCGGTGACTTTCCGGTGGTGGTGGCAACCAGCGCCCGGCCCCGGGAACAGGCGGTCGGTTTTTCTTTTCTCAAAGAACTGTTAAGGGAAAAAAGGATTCTGCTGGTGTTTGGAACCGCCTGGGGAATGGCGGAAACCGTCCTGGCCGGGGCCGATTATGTGCTGGAACCCATCCGGGGTCGGGGTGATTACAATCATCTGCCGGTGCGTTCGGCTGTGTCGATAATGCTGGACAGGCTGGTCGGATGTGGTATATGA